A single Desulfovibrio piger DNA region contains:
- a CDS encoding DHH family phosphoesterase — protein MTEIPENWRELAARVAASLRGLDRVLVAAHVNPDGDALGSMSALGWLLKALGREFVLYSPSGVPDYLSFLPLPCTLLTSLERLPFEPKALVLLDCGEAHRLGDDLATALEGRFAGTASINIDHHLGSDGMGTVDNWIEPAAAATAQLAAYVCLAAGLRPEGPLGESLALGLVTDTGGFLHGSTTAAVFRLAALLCDSGCDIHMLREKLDNNWSPARMALWARLMQRVELCCDGRAALALARLEDLRQCGALKEDLEGLVEQFRRLRGVEASGILREDAPGIYKLSLRSTGTTDVRSVAVQFGGGGHRNAAGGTLRMEGEEAFDAVRTALCRLLQG, from the coding sequence ATGACTGAGATACCCGAAAACTGGCGCGAGCTCGCCGCGCGCGTAGCGGCAAGCCTGCGCGGCCTGGACCGGGTGCTGGTGGCCGCCCATGTGAATCCCGACGGGGATGCCCTGGGCTCCATGAGCGCCCTGGGCTGGCTGCTGAAGGCCCTGGGCAGGGAGTTCGTCCTTTACAGCCCTTCGGGCGTGCCGGACTATCTGTCCTTCCTGCCCCTGCCCTGCACGCTGCTCACCAGCCTGGAGCGCCTGCCCTTCGAGCCGAAGGCCCTGGTGCTGCTGGACTGCGGCGAAGCGCACCGTCTGGGCGACGATCTGGCCACGGCCCTGGAGGGCCGCTTTGCCGGGACGGCCAGCATCAACATCGACCATCACCTGGGCAGCGACGGCATGGGGACGGTCGACAACTGGATCGAGCCCGCCGCCGCGGCCACGGCCCAGCTGGCGGCCTATGTCTGCCTGGCGGCCGGTCTGCGCCCGGAAGGCCCGCTGGGCGAATCCCTGGCCCTGGGGCTGGTGACCGATACCGGCGGCTTCCTGCACGGCAGCACCACGGCCGCGGTCTTCCGTCTGGCGGCCCTGCTCTGCGACAGCGGCTGTGACATCCACATGCTGCGCGAAAAGCTGGACAACAACTGGAGCCCGGCCCGCATGGCGCTCTGGGCCCGGCTCATGCAGCGCGTGGAGCTCTGCTGCGACGGCCGTGCGGCGCTGGCGCTGGCCCGTCTGGAAGACCTGCGCCAGTGCGGGGCCCTCAAGGAGGATCTGGAAGGCCTGGTGGAGCAGTTCCGCCGCCTGCGCGGTGTGGAGGCCTCCGGCATCCTGCGGGAGGACGCGCCCGGCATCTACAAGCTCAGCCTGCGGTCCACGGGCACCACGGACGTGCGCTCCGTGGCCGTGCAGTTCGGCGGCGGCGGCCATCGCAACGCGGCGGGCGGCACCCTGCGCATGGAAGGCGAGGAAGCCTTCGACGCCGTCCGTACGGCCCTGTGCCGCCTGTTGCAAGGGTAA
- the argB gene encoding acetylglutamate kinase → MSTQTVVIKYGGHAMDRDELNAAFADDMAFLQQSMRLVVVHGGGPQINALLDRLAIESRFEKGLRVTDADTMQAVEMVLCGQVNKSVVSRFLQHGARAAGLSGRDAGLLRARVKDPVLGLVGEVEKVDASVLACLLDGGFLPVVAPVASGPEGQALNINADTAAGAVAGALHADYFVLISDVPGVLDADKKLIPSLDRARIAELLEAGVINGGMIPKVQSCLHALDEGCSRALILDGRQPSSLRRYLLDGEPLGTVVTA, encoded by the coding sequence ATGAGCACCCAGACTGTTGTCATCAAGTATGGCGGTCATGCCATGGACAGGGACGAACTGAACGCGGCCTTTGCCGACGACATGGCTTTTCTGCAGCAGAGCATGCGCCTGGTGGTGGTGCATGGCGGCGGGCCCCAGATCAACGCCCTGCTGGACCGCCTGGCCATCGAGAGCCGTTTCGAGAAGGGCCTGCGCGTGACCGATGCCGACACCATGCAGGCCGTGGAGATGGTGCTGTGCGGCCAGGTCAACAAGAGCGTGGTCAGCCGCTTTTTGCAGCACGGCGCCCGTGCCGCGGGCCTTTCCGGCCGGGATGCGGGCCTGCTGCGGGCGCGGGTGAAGGACCCTGTGCTGGGCCTGGTGGGCGAGGTGGAAAAGGTCGACGCCTCCGTGCTCGCCTGCCTGCTGGACGGCGGCTTTTTGCCCGTGGTGGCGCCCGTGGCCTCCGGCCCCGAGGGCCAGGCCCTGAACATCAATGCGGACACGGCGGCCGGTGCCGTGGCCGGTGCCCTGCATGCCGACTATTTCGTGCTGATCTCCGATGTGCCCGGCGTCCTGGATGCGGACAAGAAGCTGATCCCCTCCCTGGACCGCGCCCGCATCGCCGAACTCCTGGAGGCCGGCGTCATCAACGGCGGCATGATCCCCAAGGTGCAGTCCTGCCTGCATGCCCTGGACGAAGGCTGCTCCCGGGCCCTGATCCTGGATGGCCGCCAGCCCTCCAGCCTGCGCCGTTATCTGCTGGACGGCGAACCGCTGGGAACGGTGGTCACGGCCTAG
- the gltX gene encoding glutamate--tRNA ligase, with product MNKVVTRFAPSPTGHLHIGGARTAIFCWLLARHFGGEFHLRIEDTDLLRSKQEYTDSILASMRWLGLDWDGPLNYQTQRTELYNSYVDKLLETGHAYWCSCTPEEVEAMREKARAQGLKPRYNGCCRERNLGPGEGHCVRLKAPQAGKVVFDDMVKGRIAVDVSELDDMVIRRADGMPTYNMAVVVDDYEMGITHVIRGDDHVSNTPRQILIYEALGLPVPTFGHVPMILGPDRQKLSKRHGARAVIEYQNDGLLPQALVNYLVRLGWSHGDQEIFTREELIKFFDGTSLNPAAAAFDPAKLEWINAHFMREMPLDELATLVRPFVEKAGLPADVADDKLAALCHMFRERAGDLKALAESFRPLLVGADELVYDEKACAKNLTDAGKAHLNAVAERFAACDPFDAPGLEAALHGYIEGNGLKFKDVAPALRTALMGFMGGPHLPEIMAFLGKDASLARIRRAAGM from the coding sequence ATGAATAAAGTCGTTACCCGTTTCGCGCCCAGCCCCACGGGCCATCTGCACATCGGCGGCGCGCGTACCGCCATCTTCTGCTGGCTGCTGGCCCGCCACTTCGGCGGCGAGTTCCACCTGCGCATCGAGGACACCGACCTGCTCCGCTCCAAGCAGGAGTACACCGACTCCATCCTGGCTTCCATGCGCTGGCTGGGACTGGACTGGGACGGCCCCCTCAACTACCAGACCCAGCGCACCGAACTGTACAACAGCTATGTGGACAAGCTGCTGGAGACCGGCCACGCCTACTGGTGCTCCTGCACCCCCGAGGAAGTGGAAGCCATGCGCGAAAAAGCCCGCGCCCAGGGCCTGAAGCCCCGCTACAACGGCTGCTGCCGCGAACGCAACCTGGGCCCCGGCGAAGGCCACTGCGTGCGCCTCAAGGCCCCCCAGGCCGGCAAGGTGGTGTTCGACGACATGGTCAAGGGCCGCATCGCCGTGGACGTGAGCGAACTGGACGACATGGTCATCCGTCGCGCCGACGGCATGCCCACCTATAACATGGCCGTGGTGGTGGACGACTACGAGATGGGCATCACCCACGTCATCCGCGGTGACGACCACGTGTCCAACACCCCCCGCCAGATCCTCATCTACGAAGCCCTGGGCCTGCCCGTGCCCACCTTCGGCCATGTGCCCATGATCCTGGGCCCCGACCGCCAGAAGCTCTCCAAGCGCCACGGCGCCCGCGCCGTCATCGAATACCAGAACGACGGCCTGCTGCCCCAGGCCCTGGTCAACTATCTGGTGCGCCTGGGCTGGTCCCACGGCGACCAGGAGATCTTCACCCGGGAAGAACTCATCAAATTCTTCGACGGCACCAGCCTCAACCCCGCTGCCGCCGCCTTCGACCCGGCCAAGCTGGAGTGGATCAACGCCCACTTCATGCGCGAGATGCCCCTGGACGAACTGGCCACGCTGGTGCGTCCCTTCGTGGAAAAGGCCGGGCTGCCCGCCGATGTCGCCGACGACAAGCTGGCCGCCCTGTGCCATATGTTCCGCGAGCGCGCCGGGGACCTCAAGGCCCTGGCCGAGTCCTTCCGTCCCCTGCTGGTCGGCGCCGACGAGCTGGTCTATGACGAAAAGGCCTGCGCCAAGAACCTGACCGATGCCGGCAAGGCCCATCTCAACGCTGTGGCCGAGCGCTTCGCCGCCTGCGATCCCTTCGACGCTCCCGGCCTCGAAGCCGCCCTGCACGGCTACATCGAAGGCAACGGCCTCAAGTTCAAGGACGTGGCCCCGGCCCTGCGCACGGCCCTTATGGGCTTCATGGGCGGCCCCCACCTGCCCGAGATCATGGCCTTCCTGGGCAAGGACGCCAGCCTGGCCCGCATCCGCCGCGCCGCGGGCATGTAA
- a CDS encoding GNAT family N-acetyltransferase gives MTERCCLRPMTDADFPALCRYLQDPGVMYAWGHAFSDREVWDWLRRQQARYVLPGYGALAVELRETGEMIGQCGITIQDCAGVTACTAAADGEGDGPAPAAEEAGTSALSSAGIDATPRALQVPEVGYLLARKYWHHGYATESARACMEFAFDVLGVPEVFSCIRSDNTPSLAVARRNGMELCGRFSRHYGGQDMEHLLYVARKESWAV, from the coding sequence ATGACGGAACGTTGTTGCCTGCGTCCCATGACGGATGCGGATTTCCCGGCCCTGTGCCGTTACCTGCAGGATCCCGGGGTGATGTATGCCTGGGGGCATGCCTTCAGTGACAGGGAAGTCTGGGACTGGCTGCGGCGCCAGCAGGCCCGCTATGTGCTGCCGGGATACGGTGCCCTGGCCGTGGAGCTGCGGGAAACGGGCGAGATGATCGGGCAGTGCGGCATCACCATACAGGACTGTGCGGGGGTGACGGCCTGTACCGCCGCGGCTGATGGCGAGGGTGACGGACCGGCCCCGGCCGCGGAAGAGGCGGGGACTTCCGCGTTGTCCAGCGCCGGCATCGATGCCACGCCCCGGGCCTTGCAGGTGCCGGAAGTGGGCTATCTGCTGGCAAGAAAGTACTGGCACCACGGATATGCCACAGAATCGGCCCGTGCGTGCATGGAATTCGCCTTTGACGTCCTGGGTGTACCGGAAGTCTTTTCGTGCATCAGGAGCGACAATACACCGTCTCTGGCGGTGGCCAGGCGTAACGGCATGGAACTGTGCGGGCGCTTCAGCAGGCATTATGGCGGGCAGGACATGGAACACCTGCTCTATGTGGCCCGCAAAGAAAGCTGGGCCGTGTAG
- the tnpA gene encoding IS200/IS605 family transposase: MKTKSHSLAHTKWLCKYHIVFTPKYRRKIIFAQLRESIKEILQCLCKYKGVEILEGHLMPDHVHMLVSIPPKISVANFMGYLKGKSSLMIFDKHANLKYKFGNRKFWAEGYYVSTVGLNEATIKKYIQDQERHDIMRDKLTSREYQDPFKG, from the coding sequence ATGAAAACTAAGTCTCATAGTTTAGCACATACGAAGTGGTTGTGCAAGTATCATATCGTCTTTACTCCAAAATATAGAAGGAAAATAATCTTCGCACAGCTTCGTGAAAGTATAAAAGAAATTTTGCAATGTCTCTGCAAATATAAAGGGGTTGAGATTCTGGAAGGGCATCTGATGCCGGATCATGTCCACATGCTGGTGTCTATTCCTCCTAAAATCAGTGTGGCAAATTTCATGGGCTACCTGAAAGGGAAAAGTTCGTTGATGATATTCGATAAGCACGCAAACCTTAAATATAAGTTTGGCAACAGAAAATTTTGGGCCGAAGGATATTATGTCAGTACGGTGGGGCTTAATGAGGCAACGATCAAAAAATATATTCAGGATCAGGAACGTCACGACATTATGAGAGACAAGCTGACATCACGCGAATATCAAGACCCCTTTAAGGGGTAG
- the tnpA gene encoding IS200/IS605 family transposase: MKTKAHSLAHTKWLCKYHIVFTPKYRRKIIFAQLRESIKEILQCLCKYKGVEILEGHLMPDHVHMLVSIPPKISVANFMGYLKEKSSLMIFDKHPNLKYKFGNRKFWAEGYYVSTVGLNEATIKKYIQDQERHDIIRDKLTSREYQDPFKG, translated from the coding sequence ATGAAAACTAAGGCTCATAGTTTAGCACATACGAAGTGGTTGTGCAAGTATCATATCGTCTTTACTCCAAAATATAGAAGGAAAATAATCTTCGCACAGCTTCGTGAAAGTATAAAAGAAATTTTGCAATGTCTCTGCAAATATAAAGGGGTTGAGATTCTGGAAGGGCATCTGATGCCGGATCATGTCCACATGCTGGTGTCCATACCTCCTAAAATCAGTGTGGCAAATTTCATGGGCTACCTGAAAGAGAAAAGTTCGTTGATGATATTCGATAAACACCCAAACCTTAAGTATAAGTTCGGCAACAGAAAATTTTGGGCCGAAGGATATTATGTCAGTACGGTGGGGCTTAATGAGGCAACGATTAAAAAGTATATCCAGGATCAGGAACGCCACGATATTATAAGAGACAAGCTGACATCACGCGAATATCAAGACCCCTTTAAGGGGTAG